The Paenibacillus sp. G2S3 region TATTGCCATCATGCACCTGATCCCAGAGAAACCGAGGGTCTGAAGGCAGAACAGCCTTATGCGCAAGCGATCCTAAGGAATTATCTGAAGGGAGATCCCTTTCTTTTTAATACAATTGAGATTTAGCGTATAAAAATAGGGCCTCATTGGGGAATTTATAAAAAGTTCCCTAAGGAGGCTATTTTGATGAAAAAAAGCTGGATTGCTCCTCTTCTTATCGCAGTCATGCTCTTGCTGGGTCAACAACCTTGCTCCGCTATTGGGTTAGTTCAACCACAATCCGAGGCTCCGTCCAGAGCTGAATCGGAACCGAAGCTTCCAGATCAGGATTCGCGCGAGCTCATGTACAAAGACACTCTGATGCTCTTTCTTTTACCCCATATTGAGAAAAAAATGGCTGAGATTTATGCGCCTCTTCTAACGATAACTCCGACAGTGTATCCTTATTTAGTAGATGTTACAGATATGAAGCGAGTGAATGGGTTTCGACGGTTTGATTTCTTAATTACACTCAACATACACCCTACAGTAGGTCCACATCTATCCGTTGGAGAGGATACTATGACTTTTAGAATCACTCCGGGTCCTAAGGTGAAGTTAGAATCATTCAAGCATTTGAGAGACCCGCGAAAGTCTGACCTTACACCAAATTATCAGAATATCTTGAGATAATATAACCCGGAGCCACTTCAATTTATTGGAGTGGTTTTTATTTTTAGAGAGGTAGTGGAATTTTGGCATGTATGGTATTATGAAAATAACGGATAAATTGATTGAGGTTACTTAATTCAATCAAGTGAGGTGCATAGGTCATTGAACTATAAAGAAATTGAAGACGATATCAAAAGTGAAATCAAGGGCAACACCAAACATGATAGCAAGAATAAAGTCAAAGTAGGGGTATCTACGAAAGACGGGCAATTAGGTTTTCTTTTTACAAGGGGAGGTCTTCGAGAAGGAGCAGGCAGAAAAAGCATAGGTGTGACTAAGAAGGTATCTTTGACGTTAACAGAGGAAATATGGCAGGAGATTGAAAGCGCTTGTGTGGATCAGAACTTATCTCGCTCC contains the following coding sequences:
- a CDS encoding DUF3888 domain-containing protein, with the protein product MKKSWIAPLLIAVMLLLGQQPCSAIGLVQPQSEAPSRAESEPKLPDQDSRELMYKDTLMLFLLPHIEKKMAEIYAPLLTITPTVYPYLVDVTDMKRVNGFRRFDFLITLNIHPTVGPHLSVGEDTMTFRITPGPKVKLESFKHLRDPRKSDLTPNYQNILR